A single genomic interval of Gouania willdenowi chromosome 22, fGouWil2.1, whole genome shotgun sequence harbors:
- the LOC114456287 gene encoding unconventional myosin-X-like, which yields MVKRQTGLERVYRHCKEKRAHESFINSHFPASEETLQHLAVFRLQYFHGDGTGRAGWSLGSVYPIGRLRNCIMHSTKPGVGSAGGTGGGGGGAGEGKGTAGGQGGIGTGTEKRKTPSFLDGTLRRSFKTGSLKKQKVEEEQMLEMWVKEETSATRTSVLEKWTHLQGMPQHQAMLKYMIIIKEWPGYGSTLFDVECKEGGIPHDLWLDVSAGNVSVYK from the exons ATGGTAAAGAGGCAGACTGGGCTGGAGCGGGTTTACCGTCACTGCAAAGAAAAGAGG GCTCATGAGTCTTTCATCAACAGCCACTTCCCGGCATCAGAGGAGACTTTGCAGCACCTGGCTGTGTTCCGTCTCCAGTATTTCCATGGCGACGGAACAGGTCGGGCTGGGTGGAGCCTGGGAAGTGTTTATCCGATCGGACGCCTTCGCAACTGCATCATGCACTCCACCAAGCCAGGAGTGGGATCTGCAGGTGGaacaggaggaggtggaggaggagcggGAGAAGGAAAAGGGACAGCAGGAGGACAGGGTGGCATTGGCACCGGGACAGAGAAAAGGAAAACACCAAGTTTCCTTGATGGCACGCTCAGAAGAAGCTTCAAAACAGGTTCACTAAAGAAGCAGAAG gtggaggaggagcagaTGCTGGAGATGTGGGTGAAGGAGGAGACGTCTGCCACTCGGACCAGTGTGTTGGAGAAGTGGACTCATCTGCAGGGCATGCCCCAGCATCAGGCAATGCTTAAATACATGATCATCATTAAGGAGTGGCCTGGTTATGGATCAACTCTGTTCGACGTGGAG TGCAAAGAAGGCGGCATCCCTCACGACCTCTGGCTGGATGTGAGTGCTGGTAATGTGTCTGTATATAAGTGA